The window CGCCACGATCGCCGATCTGCTGACCCCGCCGCGCAAGCGCGCCACCAAGAAGGCGCGCTGACCTTCACCGATCGTCCGGTGCCATCCCCCACCGGGGGCGGCACCGGACGGCCGGTCGGTCAGTGCTTGCCGTAGTGCTCGCGGGTCTCCCGGATCGCCTCCTCGGCGGCGGCCCGTTCCTGCGCGCTGGTGCCACGCTTGGCGGCCATCCGCGCCCGCAGCAGCTCGACGGCGATCGGGACCACCGAGATCAACACGATGGCGATCAGGATCATCTCGATGTTCGCCTTGACGAACGGGATCTGGCCGAGGAAGTAGCCGAGCACGGTCACGCCCGTGCCCCAGAGCACGCCGCCGATCACGTTGTAGATCACGAACGTGCGGTAGTTCATCCGGCTGACCCCGGCCACGATCGGCGTGAACGTCCGCACGATCGGCACGAAGCGGGCCAGCACGATGGAGCGCGCGCCGTACTTCTCGAAGAACTCGTGCGCCTTGAGCACGTTCTCCTGCTTGAACAGCTTCGAGTTCGGCCGGCGGAACAGCGCCGGGCCGACCTTGCGGCCGAACGCGTACCCGACCTGGTCGCCGGCGATCGCCGCGATGGTGATGAGCAGGCAGACCAGCCACAGCGGGTAGGTGATGTACTTCCCGTCCGCGGTGAGCAGCCCCGCGGTGAACAGCAGCGAGTCGCCCGGCAGGAAGAACCCGATCAGCAGGCCGGACTCGGCGAAGACGATCACCAGGATGCCGATCAGCCCGAACGTCGAGATCAACACCTCTGGATCGAGCCAGCTCGGCCCCAGGGCCAGGGTGGTGGTGGGCGTCGGCACGAGGCGACCTCCGATGTATGCCGGTCGGTGACGGAACGTCCGTAGTCTAGGTGGCCGCCGGCCGGCCCGGTGCTCGACGTCACAGCGCGCGAGGCGGCGCCAGCCCGGTCGGGCAGGCACATCCGGCACCGGGGCCCGACCCGATGCGCCGCCTCAGCGGGGAGCGACGACGAGCGTCTGCACGGCCCCACCCACGGTGCCGTCGGCGTCGGCCAGCCGGCTCGCCGCCACGCCCGAACCGTGCGGCCCGATCGTGGTGGCCGAGTCGAGCAGGAGCCACTCGCCGCGCGGCGGCCGGTGCAGGGTCACCGTCAGGTCGACGTTCACGAACAGCCACCGGGCCAGGTCCAGGCGGGCACTCACCCCGCTGCCCGAGTCCGCCACCAGCAGCGCCAGCTCCGCCGGGCCGACGGGCTCGCCGGGCAGCAACGGGATCCGGGGCCGTACCCACACCCGGGCCGGGCCCGGCTCGACGAACGCGCCGGAGACGAAACGCCACTGCATGGCCGACAGATAACCGGCGGAGTGCGCGGCGGCCCAGTGCTCCGGCTCGGCGCCCGCGTCCGGCCCCGGCACCGGTGGCCCGTCGTCGGCCGTCGCGGGCGTCGGCTCGGCCGGGGCCAAGACGCGCCAGCCCCGGGCGTGCAGCACCTCCTGCCCGCCGGCCTCCGCGATCCCCTCCACCAGCGTGATCCGGCGGCCGGCCCGGACCGTACGGACCCGCAGCGTCACCTCCGCCACCGGCACCGGGCGCAGGATGTCCACCGACACGCGGGTGAGGAGCTGGCCGTCGACCGGGTCGTGACCGGCAAGCGCCCGGGCGAGCAGGGCCGACGGCGGGCCGGCGTGCTGGGCGGCCGGATCCCACGGGCCGGCGGTCGCCGGCGTCGACCCGAACCGACCACCGCCGGCCGGCTCGTAGAACGCCTCGTACGTCATGGCCGGCGACCATACCCGCGGTCACCGACAGCCGCGGACCGGCGGTCACGGGTGACGGCCGCCGTCGACCGCCGTCACCCGTCACGCCTCGTCACAGCCGGGGGTCGACCGGCTCGGACTCGCAGGCCAGGATCGCGAAGACCAGCTCGTGCCGGCGCCACAGCGGAGCACCGGCGACCAGCGCGTCCAGCGCCGCCAGCCCCAGCCCGTGCTCGCGCAGCGCCAGCCCCCGCTTGCGCCCCAGCGACCGGCGGCGCAGCGCGGCCAACTGCTCCGGCTCGTCGTAGCCGGGACCGTAGATGATCCGCAGGTACTCCCGGCCCCGGCACTTGATGCCCGGCTGAAGCAGCGAACCCCGCTCGGTGCGGGCGGCCGGGCCGGCGTACGGCTTCACCACCATGCCCTCGCCGCCGGCCGCCGTCAGCGCCAGCCACCACTCGGTGGCCGCCGCCTCGGCGGCCGGATCGGCCAGGTCGACGACCTGGCGGCGCGTCGGCGTGAAGAACTCCGGGTCGGCGGCGCAGAGCCGGTCGGCCAGCCCGAGGTGCCAGCCGTGGTCCCGGTCGGCGTAGCTGGCCTTCGCGCCGGCCAGCACCGCGAACGGGGCCAGGGTCACCCCGCGCAGCCCGTCGGTCGGCCCCACGTACGCCCGGTAGGCGTCCGAGTAGGCCATGATCTCGTCGCGGCGACGGGCCATCCGGTCACGCAGCTCACCCACGGGCAGCCCTCGCCCAGCCGCCGCCTCCAGCGCGGCCAGCGCCGCCGGCAGGGCGGCCCGGCCGGCGGCACCGACCCCGGCGTACTGCTCGCGGATCAGTCCGCCCGCCTTCGCCGACCAGGGCAGCAGCTCGCAGTCGAGCAGCAGCCAGTCCGTCCCCAGCTCGTCCCACAGCCCCGCCCCGCCGACCGCCGCGCGCACCCGGTCGAGCAGCTCGTTGTCGAGCGGCGCGCCGAAGAACGGGCGGCCGGTGCGGGTGTGCACCACCCCGCCACCCGGACCGAAGGGCCCGCCGTCGGGCTCCCGGCAGACCAGCACCACGGCCCGCGAGCCCATGTGCTTCTCCTCGCAGACCACCCGGTCCACGCCCGCCGCGCGGTAGTCGGCGAACGCCTGCGCCGGGTGCTCCAGGAAGCCGCCCGACGTCGCCGTCGAGCAGGGCGCCATCGTCGGCGGCAGCCAGGCCAGCCAGCGCGGGTCGACCGCGAAGCGGCTCATCACCTCCAGCGCGGCGGCCGCGTTCTCCGCCGGCACGGTCAGCGACCCGTACGGGTGCTCGACGTGCCGCCGGCCGGTCACGTCGGTCAGCTCCAGCACCTGGTCGGGTCGGGCCGGCGCGGCGGCCAGCGGGCGGGTCGGCGCGTACCACTCCCGCTCCGCCGGCACCGAGACCAGCTCCTTCTCCGGGTAGCGCAGCGCGGTGAGCCGGCCGCCGAAGACGCAGCCGGTGTCGACGCAGATGGTGTTGTTCACCCACTCCGGCACGGCGGCCGGGGTGTGCCCGTAGACCACCATCGCCGAACCCCGGTACTCCCGCGCCCACGGGTAGCGCACCGGCATCCCGTACTCGTCGGTCTCGCCGGTGGTCTCGCCGTACAGCGCGAAGGAGCGCACCCGGCCCGACGCGCGGCCCTGGTACGCCTCCTTCAGCCCGGCGTGCGCAACCACCAGCCGGCCCTCGTCGAGCACGAAGTGGCTGGTCAGGTCGTCGATGAAGCCCGCCACCTCGGCCACGAAGGCGTCCGGCTCGGCCGCCAGCTGCTCCATCGTCTCGGCCAGCCCGTGGGTGAGCCGCACCTCGCGGCCGCGCAGCCGGCGCAGCAGCTTCTGCTCGTGGTTGCCGGGCACGCAGATCGCGTGCCCGGCGGCGACCATGCCCATCACCAGGCGGAGGACACCGGGGGAGTCCGGGCCGCGGTCCACCAGGTCACCGACGAAGACGGCGGTACGCCCCGACGGGTGCGTCGCGTCCACCGGCCGGCCCCGCTCGTCGCGGCGCAGCTCCCAGCCGAGCCGGACGAGCAGCGCCTCCAGCTCGGCGCGGCAGCCGTGCACGTCCCCGACGATGTCGAACGGCCCGGTCAGCTCCCGCCGGTCGTTGAACAGCTTCTCGTAGCGGATCTCGGCGGCGTCGATCTCCTCGACGCCGCGCAGCACGTGCACCTTGCGGAAGCCCTCCCGGGCCAACAGCTTGTACGACCGGCGCAGGTCGCGCTGCATCCGGGCGAGCACGTGCCGGTTGAAGGTGCGGTCGGCGCGACCCTCGGTGCGTTCCCACGCCAGCGCCTCGGGCACGTCCAGCACGACGGCCACCGGCAGCACGTCGTGCTCGCGGGCCACCCGCACCAGGCCCGCCCGGGCGTGTGGCTGGAGGTTGGTCGCGTCGACCACCGTGAGTCGGCCCCGGCGCAGCCGCGTGGCGGCGACGTGGTGCAGCGCGTCGAAGGCGTCGGCGGAGGCGGACTGGTCGTTCTCGTCGTCGGCGACCATCGCCCGGAACGTGTCCGAGGAGAGCACCTGGCTGGGCGCGAAGTGCCGGCGGGCGAAGGTGGACTTGCCGGAGCCGGAGACGCCGACGAGTGCGACCAGGGCCAGCTCGGGGATGTCGAGGGTGGTCACGGGTTCTCCTTCCGGGTCAGCACGACGAGCTGGGTGGGGGCGCCGACCTCGGGATCGTCGTCGCCGACCCCGCTGATCGCGGCGGTGTAGCCGTACGTGGTGGACACCCGGTCGACCCAGGCGGCGAACTCCGCGCGGGTCCACTCGAAGCGGTGGTCGGCGTGCCGGAACCGCCCGGCGGGCAGCCCCTCGTAGCGGACGTTGTACTCGGCGTTCGGCGTGGTCACCACGACGGTCGCCGGGTTGGCGTGACCGAGCACGGCGTCCTCCAGCGCCGGCAGCCGGGGCGGATCGACGTGCTCGATCACCTCCATCAGCACCGCCGCGTCGTACCCGCGCAGCCGGTCGTCCCGGTAGGTCAGCGCGGACTGCCAGAGCCGGATGCGGTCCCGCTGCCGCTCGGGCAGCCGGTCCAGCCGCAGCCGCCGGGCGGCCAGGGTCAGCGCGTGCGTGGACACGTCGGTGCCCACGATCTCGGTGAACCGGCGGTCGCCGACCAGCGCGGCGAGCAGGGCACCGCCGCCGCAGCCGAGATCCAGCACCCGGCTCGCACCCGCACCGGCCAGCGCGCCGAGCACCGCCTCCCGCCGGCGCGCGGCCAGTGACGCCCGGCGGGCCGAGACCCGCCCGCCCTCCCCGGTCGCCCCGTCCGTGGTCGTGCCGTCCCCGGTCGCCTCGTCCGCAGTCGCCTCGTCGGCGGCCGGCTCGTCGGTCGGGCGTCGCTCGGCCAGGCGGGCCAGGGCCAACCCGGCCAGCGCCCGCCGGTGTGCCAGGTAGCGGCGGGTGATCATGTCGCGTTCCGGGTGGTCGGCCAGCCAGCCCGCGCCGGCCCGCAGCAGCTTGTCGACCTCGTCCGGGGCGACCCAGTAGTGCTTGGCGTCGTCCAGCACCGGCAGCAGGACGTAGAGGTGGTTGAGCGCGTCGGCGACGCGCAGCGTGCCGGTCAGCGTCAGGTCGACGTACCGGCTGTCGCCCCACTCCGGGTGCCGCTCGTCGAGCGGGATCGGGGCGGCGGTCACCGCCCAGCCGAGCGGGCCGAACATCCGGACCGCCACGTCCGCGCCACCCCGGCAGCGCAGCACCGGCACCCGCACCTCCAGCGGGATCGGCGTACGGGCCAGCTCGGGGCGCTCGCGGGACTCGCCGCGCAGGGCCGAGCGGTACACCTTGGACAGCGCGGAGGAGAGCAGGCTGGACGCCGCGTAGGGCCGGTCGTTGACGTACCGCCCGAGGGTGAAGCTGTCCGGGGTCGGCGCCTGCTGCCGGCCACGGCCGCGCGCGCCGGCCAGCCGCAGCGGGTCGACGTCGAGCAGCAGGGCGGCGGTGCAACGCTGCTCGTCCGCCTCCGGGTAGAACACGTGCGCGGTGCCGACCGGCACGTCGAAGGCGTGCGCGCGGTCGGGGTGCTTGATCAGCAGGTGTCCGAGGTCGGTGGCCGGGCGGTGCGTGGTGGTCAGGGTGAGCAGCACGCGCCCAATGGTGTCAGTCGCGCCGATCTTGCGTCGTCCCGTTTTTGGTTGCTCGTGGGTCGGTGGGTTCCGGGGGGTTCGCTGGTGGGGCTCCCCGGAAACCCGTTGTGGTTGCGGTTCGTCGGCCGCTCGGACGGGGGCGCGTGCCGTCGGTGGGTGTCTGTGGGTGGGCGGCGCGTGCCGCGTCGGGGTGGGTGGCTGGGGGTGGGGCGTGGCGTCGGGGTGGGTGGCTGGGAGTGGGGTGGGGTGGGTGGAAATGGTGGTGCCCCGCCGGCCAGGGGTCGGCGGGGCACCGGGGGTGCGGGTGGGTCAGGCGACGAAGTGGGTCTTGCGGCGCTTGGTGACCACGTAGCCGCCGACGCCGGCGACGAGCAGCAGCCCGCCGATGCCGGCGATCAGGCCGGTGGACTCACCGGTGATCGGCAGCGTGCCGCCGTCACCGTCACCGTCACCGCCTCCGCTGCCGCCGCCGTTGCCGGCCGCGTTCACCAGGAGCTTGGCGGTGTCGTTGGCCGGCTTCAGGTCCTTGGAGAAGCCCCCGTCGCACTGGCACGGGATGTTGATGTCGACGGTGCCGGTCGCGTTGGCGACGACCTTGTCGATCCGGAGTCCGAACTCGAAGGTCTCCGCGTCGCCGGCCTTGAGGAGCGGCTGGGCGTAGCAGAAGTAGGTGCGGGCGCCCGGCTCGCCCGGCTCGCCCCGGTCCTCGCCCTTCACGGGCATGCACTCGTCGGGGGCGTCGACCACGGTGGTGCCCTCGGGAATCGCGACCTCCATGTAGGTCACGGAGGACCCGCCGCGCTGGTAGTCGAGGGTGGCGGGACCGTTGTTGCGGAAACCTACGGTCGCGGTGACCCGCTTGCCCGCCTTCGCCGTCACCGAGTCGCCGACGGCTTCGAGGTCGGTGCCGTTCGTGCCGGTGGCGGTGACCTCCAGGCTCGACCAGTTGTTCTCCGGGTTGATGTCGACCTGGGACGAGCGGGCCCGGACGTTCGGAGCCGAGAGGCTCAGGGGCTCGCCGTCACCCGGCTTGCCGACGGAGACGCCGTTGTCGGTCAGGTACTTGCTGAAGTCCTCGAACTCGGCGACAGTCATCCAGTTGTAGTAGCCGTAGTCCCTACCCGGGGCGTAGGTGTCCGCGCCCAGCTGGTACGCCAGGGAACCCGAGTGGACGGCCCCCGGGGCCACGTCGGCCGAGAAGCGGCAGGTGCGGAGGTAGTCGCCCTCGTAGGTGCAGTTGCTGTGCCGCTTGTCGGCACGGATGGCGTGGTCGTTGTCGAAGACGGCGACCGCGCCCTTCGCGGTGGTCTGACCGGCGTTGCCGAGCACGATCGGCGCGGTGAACCGGCTGCCCGGTGCCACCGAGACCTCCGTCTCCGTGCCGCCGGCCAAGTCGACGCCCTCACCGATCCGGATCTGCGACGTGTGGCTCGTCGGCGCCAGGCCGTCGGCGCTCACCGTGACCTTGACCTTGCCGGCGTCACCGTCCTTCGCCTCCGCCGTGGGCACGACGGCCACGTTGAAGTAGCCGGAGGCCCAGTCGTACAGGTCGTGCTCGAAGAGGTCCGTGCACACCAGGACGCCCGCCTCCGGCGACGTGCACTCGGACTCGAACTCCGACTTGATCTGCACCTTGTCCGCGAAGTCGCGGTAGTCGAACCGGGCCGTCAGGCCGAACACGGTGACGGGCTCGGAGGCGAACATGAGGGGCGATTCGTACTTGCCCTCGGATCCCGCCGCGACGGTCAGGTCGCTGAAGTAGACGCCGAGCTCGACATCGGTGTCCTCGGCGGCGGCGGGGGAGGCGGAGGCGGCGACGAGCGCGCCTGCGACGCCCAGCCCGGCCAGCCAGCGCCGAGTGGAGTGCTTGAGCATGTGGGGGGTTCCTCCCGTGGGAATGCCAGGAGTGGCCAGCGGATCTTAAGGACTCCTTAAGAACCGCCGCTGCCCGGTCGGCCTCCGGCGGGCAAACATCGACCGAACGGCTGAACAGGATCGCCGCAACGTTCCGGCCGCCCGCATCCGTCATCAGGAGCAGGAGTCCGGGAGGTGCAGTGACGTACGAGGAGTTCGCCGACTCACGGCTGGCCGCGCTGCTGCGGTACGCGGTCATGCTGACCGGCGACCCGCACCAGGCGCAGGACCTGGTGCAGGACACCATGGTCCGGGTCCAGCTCAACTGGCGCCGGGTGGCCCGTGCCGACTCGCCCGAACGCTACGTCCGCCGGATGCTGACCAACCAGTACGTCGACTGGCGGCGGGGCTCCTGGATGCGCCGGGTGCTGCTGCGCGCCGAGCCTGACGACGCGGTGCCGGCGCCGGCCGACCACGCCCAGCACGCCGTCGACCGGGACCAGATCTGGTCCTGGCTGTCCGGACTGCCGCGCCGGCAGCGGGCCACGCTGGTGCTGCGCTACTACGAGGACCTGCCCGACGCGGAGATCGCCGACATCCTCGGCTGCGCCGTCGGGACCGTCCGCTCGTCCATCTCCCGCGCCCTGGCCACGCTGCGCGCCGAACACGTGGAGGCCTGCTCATGATCGAGGACGAACTGCGGGCCGCCTTCGCCCGGCACGAGGCCCTGACCCCGCCCGCCGGCCCGCTGCGGTCCGCCATCGACCGGCTCGCGGCTGCCCGCCGCCGTCGCCGGCTGCGGCTCCGGGCCGGCGGTGCCGCGCTGGCCCTGCTCGGCGTGCTGGGCATCGGGGTGCCACAGCTCACGCCGGACCGGGTCGCCGAGGACGCCACCCTGCTCGCCGAGCCCGCCGGACCGGCACCGACGGGCGCGCTGAACATCCTGCTGCTCGGCGTGGACGGTACGGCGAAGGAGCCCACCCGGCTGGCGGACTCCGTACTGCTGGTGCACATACCGGCGGACCGCAGCCGGCCGTACCTCATCTCGCTGCCCCGCGACCTGGCGGTGCCGATTCCCGGTCGCGGGATCGACAAGCTCAACGCCGCCTTCCTGTACGGCGCCGGCAAGGGCCGGCCCGACCTGGGAGGCGGCTACCTGCTGACCCGCCAGGTGGTCGCCGACCTGACCGGCGTACGCGTGAACGCCGGCGCGGTGCTCACCTACCCGGTGCTGCGCCGGCTCACCGACGAGGTCGATGGCGTGGAGGTCTGCCTGCCGCGCGAGGTGCGCTCCTTCCACACGGAGCGGGTCTTCCCGAGCGGCTGCCAGCGGCTCGACGGCGCCGCCTCGGTCGACCTGCTGCGGCAGCGGCGGGAACTGCCCGAGGGCGGGCTCGACCGGGACCGGCACGCGCAGCTCTTCGCCGCCGGGCTGATCCGGCGGGCCGGCGAGCAGGGGGTGCTGACCGACCCGGTCAGGCTCCTCGCCCTGGTCGGCACCGTCGG is drawn from Micromonospora sp. NBC_01740 and contains these coding sequences:
- a CDS encoding DedA family protein, with translation MPTPTTTLALGPSWLDPEVLISTFGLIGILVIVFAESGLLIGFFLPGDSLLFTAGLLTADGKYITYPLWLVCLLITIAAIAGDQVGYAFGRKVGPALFRRPNSKLFKQENVLKAHEFFEKYGARSIVLARFVPIVRTFTPIVAGVSRMNYRTFVIYNVIGGVLWGTGVTVLGYFLGQIPFVKANIEMILIAIVLISVVPIAVELLRARMAAKRGTSAQERAAAEEAIRETREHYGKH
- a CDS encoding thioesterase family protein: MTYEAFYEPAGGGRFGSTPATAGPWDPAAQHAGPPSALLARALAGHDPVDGQLLTRVSVDILRPVPVAEVTLRVRTVRAGRRITLVEGIAEAGGQEVLHARGWRVLAPAEPTPATADDGPPVPGPDAGAEPEHWAAAHSAGYLSAMQWRFVSGAFVEPGPARVWVRPRIPLLPGEPVGPAELALLVADSGSGVSARLDLARWLFVNVDLTVTLHRPPRGEWLLLDSATTIGPHGSGVAASRLADADGTVGGAVQTLVVAPR
- a CDS encoding polynucleotide kinase-phosphatase; translation: MTTLDIPELALVALVGVSGSGKSTFARRHFAPSQVLSSDTFRAMVADDENDQSASADAFDALHHVAATRLRRGRLTVVDATNLQPHARAGLVRVAREHDVLPVAVVLDVPEALAWERTEGRADRTFNRHVLARMQRDLRRSYKLLAREGFRKVHVLRGVEEIDAAEIRYEKLFNDRRELTGPFDIVGDVHGCRAELEALLVRLGWELRRDERGRPVDATHPSGRTAVFVGDLVDRGPDSPGVLRLVMGMVAAGHAICVPGNHEQKLLRRLRGREVRLTHGLAETMEQLAAEPDAFVAEVAGFIDDLTSHFVLDEGRLVVAHAGLKEAYQGRASGRVRSFALYGETTGETDEYGMPVRYPWAREYRGSAMVVYGHTPAAVPEWVNNTICVDTGCVFGGRLTALRYPEKELVSVPAEREWYAPTRPLAAAPARPDQVLELTDVTGRRHVEHPYGSLTVPAENAAAALEVMSRFAVDPRWLAWLPPTMAPCSTATSGGFLEHPAQAFADYRAAGVDRVVCEEKHMGSRAVVLVCREPDGGPFGPGGGVVHTRTGRPFFGAPLDNELLDRVRAAVGGAGLWDELGTDWLLLDCELLPWSAKAGGLIREQYAGVGAAGRAALPAALAALEAAAGRGLPVGELRDRMARRRDEIMAYSDAYRAYVGPTDGLRGVTLAPFAVLAGAKASYADRDHGWHLGLADRLCAADPEFFTPTRRQVVDLADPAAEAAATEWWLALTAAGGEGMVVKPYAGPAARTERGSLLQPGIKCRGREYLRIIYGPGYDEPEQLAALRRRSLGRKRGLALREHGLGLAALDALVAGAPLWRRHELVFAILACESEPVDPRL
- a CDS encoding 3' terminal RNA ribose 2'-O-methyltransferase Hen1; this translates as MLLTLTTTHRPATDLGHLLIKHPDRAHAFDVPVGTAHVFYPEADEQRCTAALLLDVDPLRLAGARGRGRQQAPTPDSFTLGRYVNDRPYAASSLLSSALSKVYRSALRGESRERPELARTPIPLEVRVPVLRCRGGADVAVRMFGPLGWAVTAAPIPLDERHPEWGDSRYVDLTLTGTLRVADALNHLYVLLPVLDDAKHYWVAPDEVDKLLRAGAGWLADHPERDMITRRYLAHRRALAGLALARLAERRPTDEPAADEATADEATGDGTTTDGATGEGGRVSARRASLAARRREAVLGALAGAGASRVLDLGCGGGALLAALVGDRRFTEIVGTDVSTHALTLAARRLRLDRLPERQRDRIRLWQSALTYRDDRLRGYDAAVLMEVIEHVDPPRLPALEDAVLGHANPATVVVTTPNAEYNVRYEGLPAGRFRHADHRFEWTRAEFAAWVDRVSTTYGYTAAISGVGDDDPEVGAPTQLVVLTRKENP
- a CDS encoding LPXTG cell wall anchor domain-containing protein → MLKHSTRRWLAGLGVAGALVAASASPAAAEDTDVELGVYFSDLTVAAGSEGKYESPLMFASEPVTVFGLTARFDYRDFADKVQIKSEFESECTSPEAGVLVCTDLFEHDLYDWASGYFNVAVVPTAEAKDGDAGKVKVTVSADGLAPTSHTSQIRIGEGVDLAGGTETEVSVAPGSRFTAPIVLGNAGQTTAKGAVAVFDNDHAIRADKRHSNCTYEGDYLRTCRFSADVAPGAVHSGSLAYQLGADTYAPGRDYGYYNWMTVAEFEDFSKYLTDNGVSVGKPGDGEPLSLSAPNVRARSSQVDINPENNWSSLEVTATGTNGTDLEAVGDSVTAKAGKRVTATVGFRNNGPATLDYQRGGSSVTYMEVAIPEGTTVVDAPDECMPVKGEDRGEPGEPGARTYFCYAQPLLKAGDAETFEFGLRIDKVVANATGTVDINIPCQCDGGFSKDLKPANDTAKLLVNAAGNGGGSGGGDGDGDGGTLPITGESTGLIAGIGGLLLVAGVGGYVVTKRRKTHFVA
- a CDS encoding SigE family RNA polymerase sigma factor is translated as MTYEEFADSRLAALLRYAVMLTGDPHQAQDLVQDTMVRVQLNWRRVARADSPERYVRRMLTNQYVDWRRGSWMRRVLLRAEPDDAVPAPADHAQHAVDRDQIWSWLSGLPRRQRATLVLRYYEDLPDAEIADILGCAVGTVRSSISRALATLRAEHVEACS
- a CDS encoding LCP family protein, whose product is MIEDELRAAFARHEALTPPAGPLRSAIDRLAAARRRRRLRLRAGGAALALLGVLGIGVPQLTPDRVAEDATLLAEPAGPAPTGALNILLLGVDGTAKEPTRLADSVLLVHIPADRSRPYLISLPRDLAVPIPGRGIDKLNAAFLYGAGKGRPDLGGGYLLTRQVVADLTGVRVNAGAVLTYPVLRRLTDEVDGVEVCLPREVRSFHTERVFPSGCQRLDGAASVDLLRQRRELPEGGLDRDRHAQLFAAGLIRRAGEQGVLTDPVRLLALVGTVGAELVVGSDGSPLVDLLKVLPDLRSVDPIGLSLPVGPPEGLGWRLSPDPTEAPAFLAALREDRLAQWVAQHPERVNRIR